The sequence GACCGCCGTGATGCGCCTGACGCGCGCCGTGCTGCCGCTCATGGTCGAGGCCGGGAAGGGCGCGATCGTCAACATCGCCTCCGAGGCCGCCCTCCGCGGATCCGCCGCCGGGCTCGCGTACACCGCCTCGAAGCACGCGGTGGCCGGCATGACCAAGAACACGGCCGTGCTCTACGCGGGTCAGGGCATCCGCGTGAACGCGGTGGCGCCGGGCGCGACCAACACGGCGATCGAGGCGCCCATGCGCTCGGAGCTCACCGGCCGGGTCCTCGGGCCGATCATGCAGACGATCGTGCCGGCGCCGGTCGAGGCCGACGAGATGGCCAACTCGGTGGTCTGGCTCGCGAGCGACCAGGCCAGCAACGTCACCGGCGTGATCCTCGCCTCCGACGGCGGCTGGTCCGCGATCTAGCGGGCGTCGCCGGGGAGGGCGAGCGCGCGGACGGCCCGGCGGATCGCGTCGTCGGGCCGTTCGTCGTCGGATCGCGTCGCCCACCAGCGCAGGGCCGTGTGGCTCGCCGACGCGAGCGCCTCGGTCACCGCTGCCGCCTCGACCGTGCCGCGGAGGCCGGGCAGCCCGCGCGCCACGAACTCGGCGAGCGCGGGCGACGCGGCCGTGATGCGGGGCGACGACCGGCTGTGCAGATCCGGGTGCGCGTCGATGATCCGCAGCCGCACCCGCGTCATGCCGAGGTCGAGGAAGCGCGGTCCGAGCGCACCGACGAACGCGTCCGCGTACGCCTCCCCCAGCGGCCGGTCGCCCGGGCCCTCGCCGAGGAGGCGCTCGAGCTCCGCGCCGACGACGTCGGCACCGGCCCACACGAGGTCGGCCTTGGTCGGGAAGTAGCGGAAGAGGCTGCGGCGGCCGACGCCCGCGGCCTCGGCGATGTCGGCCATGCTCACGGCCTCGTAGCCGCGCTCCGCGAACAGGCCGATGGCCACGCGGGCGAGCTCCTGCGCGTCGATCGCGGCGGGGCGGCCGAGGGCGGGCCGATCGCTCGGCGGGGTCGACGGCATGACGGGAATCGTATCCCGGTGCCCGTCCGCGGACCGGCGGCCCTGTGGCACGGTGGACGCATGAGACTCGCCGAGGCGCTGATGGAACGGTCCGACCTGCAGAGGCGCGTCGAGTCGCTGCGGAGCAGGGTCCAGGCGACCGCCCGCTACCAGGAGGGCGAGGATCCCGCGGAGGACGCGGCCGCGCTGCTCGAGGAGGCGGTCGAGACGGCGGACCTGCTCGCGGCGCTCGTGACGCGGATCAACCTCACCAACACGGCCGCGGCGCTCGACGACGGCACGCCCCTCACCGCGGCGCTCGCCCGGCGGGACGCGCTGCGGACGCGGCACGGGATCCTCACCGCCGCGGCCGACGCCGCCTCCGGTCGTGGGGGCGCGAGCGGCGGCTCGTACGCGCCGCGGCAGATGCGGAGCGAGCTGCGGCAGCTCTCGGCGCTGCCCATCCGCGAGGTGCGCGACCGGGCCGACGACGCGGCGCGCGAGCTCCGGGAGCTCGACGCCCGGATCCAGCGCGCGAACTGGGAGGTGGAGCTGGTCGAGGAGGCGTAGGGGCGAGTCGGTAGTCGTCCGGAGCGGGCACACCCCGGCGGATCAGCGGGCAACCTGATCCCCTGTGGCGCGGAGGGCAGCGCACCCGGCGAGAGCCGAGCACACGTCAGCCCCGCACCTCGCACCGGGAACGGTGCACGGGTACAGCTCACCACCACGTGCCGGTCGGACGACGAGGGAGGGATCGGGGACCTCGCCCCCGCGGGAGATGATCGAGGGGTCGCGTCGAACGGCGCCGCCCGCCCACCTGAGGAGCCACCATGCCCGCACCCCGTCGCGCCCTCGTCCTCGTCGACGTCCAGCAGGAGTACTTCGCCGGTCCGCTCGAGATCCGCCACCCGGATCCCGCCGACTCCGTGCGCGTGATCGCCCGCGCGATCGACGCCGCCACCGCGGCCGGGATCCCCGTCATCGTCGTGCAGCACGACTCCGGCGAGGGCGCGCCCGTCTTCGACCCGACGAGCGACGCCTTCCGCCTGCACCCCGAGGTGGAGTCGCGCCGCGCGGACGCGTGGAAGGCCGTGACCAAGTCGAAGGGCTCCGTCTTCGCGGGCACCGACCTCGTCGAGTGGGTGCGCGCCGAGGGCGTCGACACGATCACGCTCGTCGGCTACATGACCAACAACTGCATCATCGCGTCGGCGGTGGAGGCCGAGGGGCTCGACGTCGCCGCCGAGGTGCTCTCCGACGCGACCGGGGCGATCGCCCTGGCCAACGCGGCCGGATCCGTCGACGCGGCGACCGTGCACGGCACCCTGCTCGCGCTGCTGCACTCGAACTTCGCGGCCGTCGCGACGACCGACGCGTGGATCGCGGCGGTCACCGCGGGCGAGCCGCTCCCGA is a genomic window of Clavibacter capsici containing:
- a CDS encoding DIP1984 family protein, with product MRLAEALMERSDLQRRVESLRSRVQATARYQEGEDPAEDAAALLEEAVETADLLAALVTRINLTNTAAALDDGTPLTAALARRDALRTRHGILTAAADAASGRGGASGGSYAPRQMRSELRQLSALPIREVRDRADDAARELRELDARIQRANWEVELVEEA
- a CDS encoding isochorismatase family protein; translation: MPAPRRALVLVDVQQEYFAGPLEIRHPDPADSVRVIARAIDAATAAGIPVIVVQHDSGEGAPVFDPTSDAFRLHPEVESRRADAWKAVTKSKGSVFAGTDLVEWVRAEGVDTITLVGYMTNNCIIASAVEAEGLDVAAEVLSDATGAIALANAAGSVDAATVHGTLLALLHSNFAAVATTDAWIAAVTAGEPLPKDDLGSSATAGAARSAG
- a CDS encoding TetR/AcrR family transcriptional regulator; protein product: MPSTPPSDRPALGRPAAIDAQELARVAIGLFAERGYEAVSMADIAEAAGVGRRSLFRYFPTKADLVWAGADVVGAELERLLGEGPGDRPLGEAYADAFVGALGPRFLDLGMTRVRLRIIDAHPDLHSRSSPRITAASPALAEFVARGLPGLRGTVEAAAVTEALASASHTALRWWATRSDDERPDDAIRRAVRALALPGDAR
- a CDS encoding SDR family NAD(P)-dependent oxidoreductase; the protein is MTQDQQFGGRTAIVTGAGSGIGRASALRLAREGARVIAADVSAERLDALVAEHPDLDLVPVTGDITTEDGVQAIVAAADGRVDVLANVAGIMDGFLPAAEVDDRTWDLVFAVNVTAVMRLTRAVLPLMVEAGKGAIVNIASEAALRGSAAGLAYTASKHAVAGMTKNTAVLYAGQGIRVNAVAPGATNTAIEAPMRSELTGRVLGPIMQTIVPAPVEADEMANSVVWLASDQASNVTGVILASDGGWSAI